TTGCCGTTAATTTTTGAAGTGACTATTATTTAAACAAGAAATAGCAAAATTCATCTCTGGAGAAGTATTAAAATATCCCCCGTTTATAGTACCATCCTAAAGGATTGGGTTTTCCCTTTTTTTGAGTAATCAAAGTAATCAAGATGAATATTATTGAATTTTTTGAGTTAAGTGCCGGGAAATGGTTTTCTCAACGCACCCTGCACAATTTAAAATCAGGTCAATTACAAGCGGGTAAGTCTAATTTAATCATGGAGAGTTTACCCCAAACCGATGCTACAGTTGTTCAGCTTTGTCAACAGCATAAAATTGACCCGACAACGATTTCAGGAGGATTTCGATTAACCTGGGACGGGACAATGGAAGGAAACCCGAATCAACAAAAAGGGTCTGCTATTGTTGTTCCGATTATCAATCCTGAACATCCCCAAGAAGGTCAATTATTACAATCTCAAGACACAACTCCGAATCAATCTCTATCGGGACGCTATAGTTTAGGAGCAGATGAGGTGTTAACTCTAATTACAGAATCTCCTAATTTTTATGCGGAAGAACGGTTATGGTATTTGATGCCAAATCTTAGGCTTCGGACTAGCATCGTTAAAAATAGCACCGGACTAACTCAAGCTTCCTTTTGTTCGGAAATTCGCATGGGAATAAAATGAGTTAATAATGGAAGTGGAACAGGCATCTTGCCTGTTATCCTATTATCCTATTGGAGTTCAGCAGTTTTCTTTCATACAACTTAAAGCAAAACTGGCTATTTTCCAAGGAGATATAGATGTTGTTGTTTCATGGGGTTGTTCTAATAGATTGACTGCATAGTCTATTGTTAATCCCAGGGAATTATTGAATTTTAAAATAGTTTCTTCTCCTTGAGATTCATAACATCTTAAAATCCATTGTTGGGGTTGGGTTTCTGACTGTTTGAAGGCAATTAAAATTAATTGTTCAGACCCTAATTCCAGAAAACTCTGTGGAACAGGCATCTTGCCTGTTGTCTTCAAATAGGATTGAGTCTCTAAACTCGATCCCACAGAAACCTGATCAGGATAGACTTTAACCCGTAACGGACGATTAAATTCATAACCTTTTTGAACCGTTTTGGCTGGTTTCCAATCTCCCGCATGGGGATAAACCGCATAACTAAATTGATGCCATCCTAAATCCGCTTCTGGGTCAGGCCAGGTTGACCCTCTTAATAATGTTAAACGCAGTTGATCGCTTTGAGCATCATAACCATATTTACTATCGTTTAATAGACTAATTCCATAATCCGATGTACTAATATCTGCCCAATGAATAGCAGGAACTTCCCATTTAGCTTTTTCTGGCTCGGTTTGCGGGTTTGTAGACCGTTGAATTACTCCGCAGGGAATTTCATAACTCGCAGTATCCGCAGCAAGGGTTAGGGGAAAGGCGGCTTTAATTAAAATATGACGCTCTTGCCAGTCTACCGTTGTTTCTATTTTTAATAGGGGAGAATCTTGTTCAAGAATATAATCTTGACAAAATTCGGATTGATTAAATCGTTTAATTATTCTCAATCTCCAGACTATCGGCCCTTGTTCTATCCATTTAATTGATTCTAATTGGGGTGATGTTAAGGGATATTGTTGATAATTGGGGTCGATATTCCATCCATCCCAATATTGTCCTGAATCTTGAAAGGCTTGTAATTGATTTCCTTGTCCAGGTTTGAAGATATTTCGTTGATTAATTATGTCGAAAACTTGTTCTAAATTTCCGGTTTCGGTATCCACAATAACGCGCAAAATTCCATTGTCAAAGCTAATCTTTTCCGGTTCTAACTGATAAGAATTGACAAATTGATTTTTTTCTGCTATACTTTCAGTATAATGGGGAATAGGTGCGCTCATATAGGGTATTTCTGACGACGTTTCAAGGGTTTCAGCTTGTTTCCGCCCCAACCAATACACCTGATACCCCACACTCGGAACATTTTTTACCAGAAATAGCAATTGCGGATTTTCCGACTTTTCTCCCCGAACTTGGGAGGGTTGGGCTATTCCCTGAGTATCGTAAATTTCCCAAGGGATATCGGAATTAGGAATAGGCACAGCAACGACTTCTGAGCGCGACCAGTTGAGGGAGTTAAAGATCAAAATCGGTTGGGCGTTGGCTTGGGGAGGAGGAGGGAGAGGAATAGAATGGGCGATCGCATCGAAAGACTGTTGGAGAATATTATTGGCTTTTGTAATAGCGGTTTCCCAATCTTGATTGGCTTGTTGATAAACGGAATTAATCGCCGATCCAGGGAGAATATCGTGAAATTGGTTGAATAAAACTTGCTTCCAAGCGGTTTCTATTTCGGTTTGGGGATAAACACAACCTGCAACCAGAGTTGCGATCGATGCAAAGAGTTCTGCTTCATATAATAGAGTTTCAGCTTGAC
The sequence above is drawn from the Planktothrix serta PCC 8927 genome and encodes:
- a CDS encoding phycobiliprotein lyase — its product is MNIIEFFELSAGKWFSQRTLHNLKSGQLQAGKSNLIMESLPQTDATVVQLCQQHKIDPTTISGGFRLTWDGTMEGNPNQQKGSAIVVPIINPEHPQEGQLLQSQDTTPNQSLSGRYSLGADEVLTLITESPNFYAEERLWYLMPNLRLRTSIVKNSTGLTQASFCSEIRMGIK
- a CDS encoding alpha-mannosidase; protein product: MYFSTATLLSQVSEIAQQLRLLTQVDVQQHWQAFNRMQPIAVNERGHIAWAGGKEILKLRQKIIVPTELRGYPLTGLSLRLVLSWWAEAAQIYINHQFVQAGDLFDSYTRILLSSSVQPGDEFEVELQLVSPGHDRGALVSAFCWYEVSDSSEIDPVLMADQLEILGIILAPEPHLPNLEPSLISLEEILTIISAYILPQDLTEFENSLLQLRQTLDSIIPQLPSYQINLLGHAHLDLAWLWPITETWIAAQKTFESVLQLQTDFPELIFCHSSPILYEWIEQHRPDLFIQIQNNVQQGIWEIAAGLWVEPELNIINGESIVRQVLYGQRYVLEKMGQLSTVAWLPDTFGFCWQLPQIFQQGGIDYFITQKLRWNDTTKFPYGLFQWQGLDGTKIISFMTALIGERVEPVKMFKAAVEWKTQTGLNQSLWLPGVGDHGGGPTRDMLEITRRWNQSAIFPGFKFQTVTDYLKEVLNHPPATLPLWKDELYLEFHRGCYTTHADQKRFNRQAETLLYEAELFASIATLVAGCVYPQTEIETAWKQVLFNQFHDILPGSAINSVYQQANQDWETAITKANNILQQSFDAIAHSIPLPPPPQANAQPILIFNSLNWSRSEVVAVPIPNSDIPWEIYDTQGIAQPSQVRGEKSENPQLLFLVKNVPSVGYQVYWLGRKQAETLETSSEIPYMSAPIPHYTESIAEKNQFVNSYQLEPEKISFDNGILRVIVDTETGNLEQVFDIINQRNIFKPGQGNQLQAFQDSGQYWDGWNIDPNYQQYPLTSPQLESIKWIEQGPIVWRLRIIKRFNQSEFCQDYILEQDSPLLKIETTVDWQERHILIKAAFPLTLAADTASYEIPCGVIQRSTNPQTEPEKAKWEVPAIHWADISTSDYGISLLNDSKYGYDAQSDQLRLTLLRGSTWPDPEADLGWHQFSYAVYPHAGDWKPAKTVQKGYEFNRPLRVKVYPDQVSVGSSLETQSYLKTTGKMPVPQSFLELGSEQLILIAFKQSETQPQQWILRCYESQGEETILKFNNSLGLTIDYAVNLLEQPHETTTSISPWKIASFALSCMKENC